A stretch of DNA from Luteitalea sp.:
ATCCCTTCGCCAGACGGACGCCGCATTGCATTCATCAGCGACCGCGACGGCTGGGATCACCTATACGTGATGTCCAGCGGCGGTGGACCGCCGGTTCAAGTGACGCAAGGCCAGTACGAAATCAGTCGAATCGCCTGGTCGCCTGATGGCACACGTGTGGCTTTCGACACGAACGAAGGGGGACATCCCGGCACGCGCCACATCGCGGTTGCGGCGCTCGGCGACGATCCGTCGGCGGCGACGATTACACAGCTCACCGATGGCCGAGGCACGAACACCGAGCCACGATGGTCGCCCGATGGCACTCGCCTGCTCTACCAGCACACTGATCCGAGCAACTCGGCCGATCTCTATGTCGTGGCAGCAAATGACACGGGTGCGCCGCCAGTCCGGCTCTCGAGCTCGATGCCCGCGTCGATCGCGCGCGATGGGCTCGTCGAGCCGGAGCTCGTGCGATATCGCGCGCCGGACGGCCAGCAGGTTCCCGCGTATCTCTTCGTCTCCTCCCGCCTCGACCGCTCTCATCGCCACCCGGCGATCGTCTGGGTGCACGGGGACGGCGTCACCCAGAGCTACGACGGATGGCACGTGCGGCGTGACTACGCCGTCTACTACAGCTTTCACCAATACCTCGCGCAACAGGGCTATGTGGTGCTGGCGGTCGACTACCGCGGAAGCATCGGCTACGGCAAGGCTTGGCGCCAGGGGCACTTCCGGGATCTTGGAGGCAAGGACTACGAGGACGTCGCGGCGGGTGTCGACTATCTCCGGAGTCTCGGTTACGTCGACGTGGGCCGCATCGGCATCTGGGGCCTCAGCTATGGCGGCTTCATGACGCTACAGGCGCTGACGGTCACGCCCGAGCTCTTCAAGTGCGGCATCAACGTGGCGGGCGTCGTGGACTGGCGTGACTGGTACAAAGATCCCGACGGTCCCTGGATCGAAGGACGAATGGGCCCGCCGTCGCAGAATGCAGCACTCTACGAGCGCACCGCCCCGATCGAGCGCATCGATCGCATCGTCCGGCCGCTGATGGTGCTGCACGGCACAGCCGACGTCAACGTTCCGTTTCTCGAATCAGTTCGCCTCATCGACGTGGCAACGAAGCTCGACAAGGACGTCGAGCTCATGATGTACCCTGGTGAGTTCCACTACTTCCATCGAGAGCACGTATTGAGAGACGCGTGGCAGCGCGTCGCCCGCTTCTTCGACCAGCATCTGGCAGAAGACTGAGGAAAACGGGGACAGCCCTCGTTATCGTGGTGAGAGTATGA
This window harbors:
- a CDS encoding prolyl oligopeptidase family serine peptidase, with protein sequence GTRVAFTRESDLWVRSLADGRETRLTTSAAAESSPVWSPDDQRLAFLVRVSERQSEAPAYSGAKLVFARFDRQPPDVGIVSVNGGPPSMAASPGWEGAPHWLDPSRLLLQRVTENLKTREVVVAEAETGRTETLHRDVDEKWWSVTYLSPEPIPSPDGRRIAFISDRDGWDHLYVMSSGGGPPVQVTQGQYEISRIAWSPDGTRVAFDTNEGGHPGTRHIAVAALGDDPSAATITQLTDGRGTNTEPRWSPDGTRLLYQHTDPSNSADLYVVAANDTGAPPVRLSSSMPASIARDGLVEPELVRYRAPDGQQVPAYLFVSSRLDRSHRHPAIVWVHGDGVTQSYDGWHVRRDYAVYYSFHQYLAQQGYVVLAVDYRGSIGYGKAWRQGHFRDLGGKDYEDVAAGVDYLRSLGYVDVGRIGIWGLSYGGFMTLQALTVTPELFKCGINVAGVVDWRDWYKDPDGPWIEGRMGPPSQNAALYERTAPIERIDRIVRPLMVLHGTADVNVPFLESVRLIDVATKLDKDVELMMYPGEFHYFHREHVLRDAWQRVARFFDQHLAED